The Lycium barbarum isolate Lr01 chromosome 10, ASM1917538v2, whole genome shotgun sequence genome includes a region encoding these proteins:
- the LOC132614438 gene encoding probable 1-deoxy-D-xylulose-5-phosphate synthase 2, chloroplastic produces the protein MAVSSGPVFRINQPTLPYLTSPRFHLTKKKFLVKASVNGSDEINGKIVRNKEKDSWQIDFSGDKPPTPFLDTINYPMHMKNLSKLDLEHLAAELRAEIVYSVAKTGGHLSSSLGVVDLTVALHHVFDTPEDKIIWDVGHQAYAHKILTGRRSKMHTIRKTSGLAPFPKRDESVYDAFGAGHSSTSISAGLGMAVARDLLGKNNHVISIIGDGSMTAGQAYEALNNAGFLDSNLIVILNDNEQVSLPTATLDGPATPVGALSGALSKLQASRKFRQLREAAKSITKQIGPQAHEVAAKVDEYARGMISASGSTLFEELGLYYIGPVDGHNIEDLISILQKVKSMPAPGPVLIHIVTEKGKGYPPAEAAADKMHGVAQFDPKTGQQFKAKSPTLSYTQYFAESLIKEAENDDKIVAIHAAMGGGTGLNYFQKRFPERCFDVGIAEQHAVTFAAGLATEGLKPFCAIYSSFLQRGYDQVVHDVDLQKLPVRFAMDRAGLVGADGPTHCGAFDVAYMACLPNMVVMAPSDEAELMHMVATAAAIHDRPSCFRFPRGNGIGAVLPQNNKGIPIEVGKGRILREGERVAILGYGSIVQQCLGAADILQSHNVRITVADARFCKPLDADLIRRLAKEHEILITVEEGSIGGFGSHVAHFLSLNSILDGPLKLRSMVLPDRYIDHGSPLDQIEAAGLSSRHISATILTLLGRPKEAMVVN, from the exons ATGGCAGTTTCTTCAGGTCCTGTATTCAGAATTAACCAGCCTACTTTACCGTATTTAACAAGTCCAAGATTTCACCTCACTAAGAAAAAG TTTCTTGTAAAAGCTTCTGTGAATGGTTCAGATGAAATTAATGGGAAGATagtaagaaacaaagaaaaagataGTTGGCAGATTGACTTTTCAGGAGATAAGCCACCTACACCATTTTTGGATACAATCAATTATCCAATGCATATGAAGAATCTATCCAAACTG GATCTTGAACATTTAGCTGCAGAATTAAGAGCAGAGATTGTTTATTCAGTGGCAAAAACAGGAGGCCATTTGAGTTCAAGTTTAGGTGTTGTGGATTTAACTGTGGCTTTGCACCATGTTTTTGATACTCCTGAGGATAAAATTATATGGGATGTTGGTCATCAG GCATATGCACACAAAATCTTGACAGGAAGGAGGTCCAAAATGCATACAATTAGAAAGACTTCAGGGCTAGCACCATTTCCAAAAAGAGATGAAAGTGTATATGATGCTTTTGGTGCAGGGCATAGTTCAACAAGCATCTCTGCTGGTCTTG GCATGGCGGTTGCTCGAGATCTTTTAGGGAAAAACAACCATGTCATTTCTATAATCGGAGATGGATCCATGACAGCAGGACAAGCATATGAGGCCCTGAATAATGCAGGGTTCCTCGATTCGAATCTAATCGTCATCCTGAATGATAATGAACAAGTTTCTCTACCAACTGCAACTTTAGATGGCCCTGCAACTCCAGTAGGAGCCCTCAGCGGTGCCTTAAGCAAACTCCAAGCTAGTCGTAAGTTTAGACAACTTCGCGAAGCTGCAAAG AGTATAACAAAGCAAATTGGTCCTCAAGCACATGAAGTTGCAGCTAAAGTAGATGAATATGCAAGGGGAATGATTAGTGCTTCTGGTTCCACTCTTTTTGAGGAACTCGGATTGTATTATATCGGTCCAGTAGACGGACACAATATCGAAGACTTGATCAGTATTTTACAGAAGGTGAAATCAATGCCAGCACCAGGACCAGTCCTAATTCACATTGTAACAGAGAAAGGAAAAGGATATCCACCAGCAGAAGCAGCAGCCGATAAAATGCACG GGGTGGCACAGTTTGATCCGAAAACAGGACAGCAATTTAAGGCCAAATCGCCTACTCTTTCATATACTCAATACTTTGCTGAATCACTGATTAAAGAAGCCGAAAATGATGACAAGATTGTAGCTATCCATGCTGCAATGGGTGGTGGAACTGGCCTTAATTATTTCCAAAAACGATTCCCGGAGCGTTGTTTTGATGTTGGCATTGCTGAGCAACATGCAGTTACCTTCGCAGCCGGTTTAGCTACAGAAGGACTAAAACCATTCTGTGCTATCTACTCCTCGTTCTTACAACGAGGCTATGATCAG GTGGTGCACGACGTGGATCTTCAGAAATTACCTGTCCGGTTTGCAATGGACCGAGCCGGTTTGGTTGGTGCGGACGGTCCAACACATTGTGGAGCGTTCGATGTAGCGTACATGGCTTGTTTGCCTAATATGGTAGTAATGGCTCCATCAGATGAAGCAGAGCTAATGCATATGGTTGCAACAGCAGCTGCTATTCATGATAGGCCTAGTTGCTTCAGATTTCCTAGAGGAAATGGAATTGGTGCAGTTCTTCCTCAAAACAATAAAGGAATACCAATTGAG GTTGGTAAGGGAAGAATACTCAGAGAAGGTGAAAGGGTTGCCATTTTAGGATATGGTTCCATAGTACAACAATGTTTGGGTGCTGCAGACATCTTGCAATCCCATAATGTAAGAATAACAGTAGCTGATGCTAGGTTCTGCAAGCCATTGGATGCTGATCTTATTAGGAGATTAGCCAAAGAACATGAAATCTTGATCACTGTAGAAGAAGGATCAATTGGAGGATTTGGCTCACATGTGGCTCATTTCTTAAGCCTAAACAGCATTTTGGATGGACCCCTTAAG TTGAGGTCAATGGTACTTCCAGATAGATACATTGATCATGGTTCACCACTTGATCAAATTGAAGCAGCTGGTTTATCATCTAGGCATATATCTGCTACAATTCTAACATTATTGGGAAGGCCAAAGGAAGCTATGGTAGTAAATTAA
- the LOC132614439 gene encoding KH domain-containing protein HEN4-like isoform X2: MNHQNNYHRQVNFRLLCHVSTAGGVIGNSGHVIKNLETQTGCKIRFEDPLPTCHERVINISGDSTIDKKIEIKYNKDVAVVEVSRAQEGLIRVYERLLQIMGGIIAVKKALVPVSRRLQICQPAERKTAHVTSNGAFHEQPPDFPLDTKSSIQPLSRNAVNHSSLAHSLSSDVDRVLNLDADSAQRKVVFGLLCSNDSAGGVIGRGAKIIKALEKDTGASISFSTPIARSKERVAIISSLESWDPLYSPAQVATLRVFERSIEVGREHKHIKAGPISARILVGPHEIKCLLDERGRVSSDIGSSTGVEVQLLGAEHAPNCAAEGDKVVQIIGELDNVKSALFQLTGRLREIFFSGMVSEGAVPRNKSCSTPSHSSQHEIGTSMPCQSDHLSSFSSLNQMDHLGFVPNLRGPHILLQGNQSKDRLNSKAGKPIKGRKGGWKSSHGGPERGRMDENGAAKKTITVSGQKISSVYGENGSNLARLKEISGAAVVLQVPGPGECDGKVIISGSPEQIQMAQSLLHAFILL, from the exons atgaaccaccAAAACAACTACCACCGTCAAGTAAATTTCCGGCTATTGTGCCACGTCAGCACGGCAGGTGGAGTAATAGGAAACTCGGGACACGTCATCAAGAACCTTGAAACTCAAACCGGTTGTAAAATCCGGTTCGAAGACCCGTTACCCACTTGCCATGAACGGGTCATCAACATCTCGGGTGACTCAACTATAgacaaaaaaatagaaataaaatataataaagaTGTTGCAGTAGTGGAAGTTTCTAGAGCACAAGAAGGTTTGATTCGTGTTTACGAACGATTATTGCAG ATAATGGGTGGAATTATTGCGGTAAAGAAAGCACTAGTTCCTGTTTCTCGGCGTCTTCAAATTTGCCAACCAGCTGAGAGAAAAACAGCCCACGTTACTTCAAATGGCGCATTCCATGAACAACCTCCGGACTTTCCTTTGGATACCAAATCCTCGATACAACCTTTGTCGAGAAATGCCGTTAATCATTCTTCACTCGCCCATTCACTGTCATCCGATGTTGATAGAGTTTTGAATCTGGATGCTGACAGTGCTCAAAGAAAAGTAGTCTTTGGATTGCTTTGCTCTAATGACTCTGCTGGAGGTGTGATTGGCAGGGGTGCCAAAATTATCAAAGCTCTAGAGAAAGATACTGGGGCTTCTATATCGTTTTCCACTCCAATAGCAAGGTCAAAAGAGCGTGTTGCCATCATATCTTCACTTGAA AGCTGGGACCCATTATACTCGCCTGCACAAGTTGCCACACTTCGAGTGTTTGAAAGATCTATAGAAGTAGGCCGTGAACACAAACACATTAAGGCTGGCCCAATAAGTGCAAGAATCTTAGTTGGACCACATGAAATTAAATGTCTACTCGATGAAAGGGGAAGAGTTTCATCGGATATAGGTTCCTCGACGGGGGTTGAAGTACAGCTATTGGGTGCAGAACACGCTCCAAACTGTGCTGCAGAGGGTGATAAAGTAGTGCAG ATTATTGGCGAACTTGATAACGTGAAGAGTGCCCTTTTTCAACTTACTGGTAGGCTAAGGGAAATCTTCTTTTCCGGTATGGTTTCTGAAGGAGCAGTACCTAGAAATAAGTCTTGCTCTACGCCCTCCCATAGCAGTCAACACGAAATTGGAACTAGTATGCCTTGTCAGTCGGATCACTTGTCCAGCTTTTCTTCTCTCAACCAAATGGATCACCTTGGTTTTGTGCCAAATCTTCGTGGTCCTCATATATTATTACAAGGCAATCAG TCCAAGGATAGATTGAATAGCAAAGCGGGCAAGCCAATCAAAGGAAGAAAGGGTGGCTGGAAGAGTTCTCATGGTGGACCTGAGCGTGGAAG GATGGATGAGAACGGGGCAGCAAAAAAAACGATCACTGTTTCAGGACAAAAAATCAGTTCTGTTTATGGCGAGAATGGTTCCAATTTGGCTCGGTTGAAAGAG ATCTCTGGAGCTGCAGTCGTTCTACAAGTTCCTGGTCCTGGCGAATGTGATGGAAAGGTGATCATATCCGGTTCACCTGAACAGATCCAAATGGCACAGAGTCTTCTTCATGCCTTCATCCTCTTGTAA
- the LOC132614439 gene encoding KH domain-containing protein HEN4-like isoform X1 yields the protein MNHQNNYHRQVNFRLLCHVSTAGGVIGNSGHVIKNLETQTGCKIRFEDPLPTCHERVINISGDSTIDKKIEIKYNKDVAVVEVSRAQEGLIRVYERLLQVEGNDGGVVGCRLLAIKGQIGGLMGKGGMIVDGIRKRTGAKIKVLNKEELPACAIPEEELIQIMGGIIAVKKALVPVSRRLQICQPAERKTAHVTSNGAFHEQPPDFPLDTKSSIQPLSRNAVNHSSLAHSLSSDVDRVLNLDADSAQRKVVFGLLCSNDSAGGVIGRGAKIIKALEKDTGASISFSTPIARSKERVAIISSLESWDPLYSPAQVATLRVFERSIEVGREHKHIKAGPISARILVGPHEIKCLLDERGRVSSDIGSSTGVEVQLLGAEHAPNCAAEGDKVVQIIGELDNVKSALFQLTGRLREIFFSGMVSEGAVPRNKSCSTPSHSSQHEIGTSMPCQSDHLSSFSSLNQMDHLGFVPNLRGPHILLQGNQSKDRLNSKAGKPIKGRKGGWKSSHGGPERGRMDENGAAKKTITVSGQKISSVYGENGSNLARLKEISGAAVVLQVPGPGECDGKVIISGSPEQIQMAQSLLHAFILL from the exons atgaaccaccAAAACAACTACCACCGTCAAGTAAATTTCCGGCTATTGTGCCACGTCAGCACGGCAGGTGGAGTAATAGGAAACTCGGGACACGTCATCAAGAACCTTGAAACTCAAACCGGTTGTAAAATCCGGTTCGAAGACCCGTTACCCACTTGCCATGAACGGGTCATCAACATCTCGGGTGACTCAACTATAgacaaaaaaatagaaataaaatataataaagaTGTTGCAGTAGTGGAAGTTTCTAGAGCACAAGAAGGTTTGATTCGTGTTTACGAACGATTATTGCAG GTTGAAGGGAATGATGGTGGGGTAGTTGGGTGTAGATTACTTGCAATTAAGGGTCAAATTGGAGGTTTAATGGGAAAAGGTGGTATGATTGTGGATGGTATAAGGAAAAGAACAGGTGCTAAGATTAAGGTTTTGAACAAAGAGGAGCTTCCAGCTTGTGCTATTCCAGAAGAAGAATTAATTCAG ATAATGGGTGGAATTATTGCGGTAAAGAAAGCACTAGTTCCTGTTTCTCGGCGTCTTCAAATTTGCCAACCAGCTGAGAGAAAAACAGCCCACGTTACTTCAAATGGCGCATTCCATGAACAACCTCCGGACTTTCCTTTGGATACCAAATCCTCGATACAACCTTTGTCGAGAAATGCCGTTAATCATTCTTCACTCGCCCATTCACTGTCATCCGATGTTGATAGAGTTTTGAATCTGGATGCTGACAGTGCTCAAAGAAAAGTAGTCTTTGGATTGCTTTGCTCTAATGACTCTGCTGGAGGTGTGATTGGCAGGGGTGCCAAAATTATCAAAGCTCTAGAGAAAGATACTGGGGCTTCTATATCGTTTTCCACTCCAATAGCAAGGTCAAAAGAGCGTGTTGCCATCATATCTTCACTTGAA AGCTGGGACCCATTATACTCGCCTGCACAAGTTGCCACACTTCGAGTGTTTGAAAGATCTATAGAAGTAGGCCGTGAACACAAACACATTAAGGCTGGCCCAATAAGTGCAAGAATCTTAGTTGGACCACATGAAATTAAATGTCTACTCGATGAAAGGGGAAGAGTTTCATCGGATATAGGTTCCTCGACGGGGGTTGAAGTACAGCTATTGGGTGCAGAACACGCTCCAAACTGTGCTGCAGAGGGTGATAAAGTAGTGCAG ATTATTGGCGAACTTGATAACGTGAAGAGTGCCCTTTTTCAACTTACTGGTAGGCTAAGGGAAATCTTCTTTTCCGGTATGGTTTCTGAAGGAGCAGTACCTAGAAATAAGTCTTGCTCTACGCCCTCCCATAGCAGTCAACACGAAATTGGAACTAGTATGCCTTGTCAGTCGGATCACTTGTCCAGCTTTTCTTCTCTCAACCAAATGGATCACCTTGGTTTTGTGCCAAATCTTCGTGGTCCTCATATATTATTACAAGGCAATCAG TCCAAGGATAGATTGAATAGCAAAGCGGGCAAGCCAATCAAAGGAAGAAAGGGTGGCTGGAAGAGTTCTCATGGTGGACCTGAGCGTGGAAG GATGGATGAGAACGGGGCAGCAAAAAAAACGATCACTGTTTCAGGACAAAAAATCAGTTCTGTTTATGGCGAGAATGGTTCCAATTTGGCTCGGTTGAAAGAG ATCTCTGGAGCTGCAGTCGTTCTACAAGTTCCTGGTCCTGGCGAATGTGATGGAAAGGTGATCATATCCGGTTCACCTGAACAGATCCAAATGGCACAGAGTCTTCTTCATGCCTTCATCCTCTTGTAA